A DNA window from Caretta caretta isolate rCarCar2 chromosome 7, rCarCar1.hap1, whole genome shotgun sequence contains the following coding sequences:
- the FRMPD2 gene encoding FERM and PDZ domain-containing protein 2 isoform X1 — protein MCSKDSESKCGSPLQSQSTELEYEANADRSQKYYTCESSFRTDSQESETDSWISEEDDVARRISVLSRGRKLVSEDELTQLTHIMPSLTGEDLRSRLRVLIQSLRRQIEEQEILKEFVALEHMKPLDGCQVGKAPENREKNRYRDILPYDATRVPLGATKGYINASYIRAHIGEKEHFYISAQGPLPCTVADFWQMIWENESDVIAMMTKEVELGKVKCHRYWPEPPQDSLDLSEFHLRLDNYQILEYFIIRIIEIINKQTGEKRFVKHLQFTTWPDHGTPRLIEHLVKFIRYMRKVHQTGPITAHCSAGIGRSGVLLCIDILLSCIEKGLCFNIKQIVREMRLQRFGMIQTKDQYLFCYEVVLQVLQNIEAMESRLLQ, from the exons ATGTGCAGCAAG GATTCAGAAAGTAAATGCGGTTCACCCCTGCAAAGTCAATCAACTGAACTGGAGTATGAGGCAAATGCAGACAG ATCACAGAAATACTACACGTGTGAAAGCAGCTTTAGAACAGACAGTCAGGAGTCTGAGACTGACAGCTGGATAAGTGAGGAAGATgatgtggcccggaggatttctGTTCTATCCAGGG GCAGAAAACTTGTTTCTGAAGACGAGCTGACTCAGCTGACTCACATTATGCCATCACTGACTGGGGAAGATCTGAGGTCTCGTCTCAGAGTTCTGATCCAGAGCCTTCGGAGGCAGATTGAAGAACAAGAGATCCTGAAAGAGTTTGTG GCTTTAGAACACATGAAACCGCTCGATGGCTGCCAAGTTGGGAAAGCGCCAGAAAACCGGGAGAAAAACAGATACCGAGATATCCTTCCAT ATGATGCAACACGGGTTCCTCTTGGAGCAACCAAGGGCTATATTAATGCAAGTTACATCCGAGCGCATATTGGAGAAAAGGAACATTTCTATATTTCAGCACAGGGGCCTCTGCCTTGCACTGTGGCTGATTTCTGGCAAATGATTTGGGAGAATGAGTCAGATGTGATTGCCATGATGACGAAAGAAGTGGAGCTTGGAAAAGTCAAGTGTCACAGATACTGGCCTGAACCTCCACAGGACTCTCTAGACCTCAGTGAATTCCATCTGAGGCTGGACAACTACCAGATCTTGGAATATTTTATCATCCGAATAATAGAAATAATTAACAAGCAg ACAGGAGAGAAACGCTTCGTAAAACACCTGCAGTTTACCACTTGGCCAGATCATGGTACTCCCAGACTGATAGAGCATCTCGTAAAATTCATTCGCTACATGAGAAAAGTTCACCAGACGGGCCCCATAACCGCCCACTGCAGCGCTGGGATTGGAAGGAGCGGGGTTCTGCTTTGTATTGATATTTTGCTGAGCTGCATTGAAAAAGGTCTATGT TTCAATATCAAGCAGATAGTGAGAGAGATGAGGCTTCAGCGATTTGGCATGATTCAAACCAAG GACCAGTACCTGTTCTGCTACGAAGTAGTGCTGCAGGTGCTGCAGAACATTGAAGCCATGGAATCCCGTCTCCTCCAATAA